TTGGTCAAAGTTCTCCGTCACATTTGCTGGACGCAAGAATCCACCGTAATTCTTTTCTGGCAAGTTGTGGGTCAGTGAAAAACGAATGCCATTGACCTCCTTCTTCTCTACCAATGGAAGCGAACGAAGCCAATCGATCCGCTTAGGATCTAGTCCTTCCATGAGGTACTGAGTGAGGCGAAGAAGTTGGATCTCCTGCGGATCCTCAAGTCCGTACTCGCCATCCAAGGCCTCTAGGACACAATCGTCCCAATTTCCACGAACAGCCGCTGTAATCGGAATCGCATCTAGCAACTCAAAAAGGTCCTCTCTTCCAGGCCCCGGAAGCAAAATGTCCCCTAAAAGCCAGTATTCCGTCGCGCCTAGAGCACGCGCATCCGCAATCACTGCCTTAAGGGCTGTTGTATCTCCGTGAATATCAGATAATATAGCGATTCTATTGTTCATTATAAACTCCTTATGATTGGTATGGTTCAGAATCCTCCGCCACTTCCACCAAGGGACTTGCTTCTTCTTTCTTTCCTTGATGGAGCTTGGCTTGCACTGCCTCCGCGACTGCCCGTGGGATGCCGACTGTGATGATCTCATCTACAGTAGCTTCCTTGATCTTGGTCAGCGACTTGAAGTGCTTCATCAGCAACTGCTTTCGTTTTGGTCCCAAGCCTTCGATGCCGTCCAGCTGGGAGGAGAAGGAATTCTTGGATCGGAGCTGGCGGTGGAAGGTGATGGCGAAACGGTGGACTTCATCCTGAATTCGTTGGAGGAGGAAAAATTCCTGCGAGGTCCGAGAGAGTTCGATGACTTGGAGAGGATCGCCGAAAAGCAATTCATGGGTCTGGTGCTTGTCATTCTTTTGCAGGCCTGCGATAGGAATGTCCAGCCCCAACTCGTCTTGGATGACTTGCTTAGCGATATTGACCTGGCCCTGACCCCCATCGATGACGATCAGATCTGGTGGCGTCAGGCCATCCCGCATGACACGACTGTAGCGTCTGCGGATGACCTCCCGCATGCTGGCATAGTCATCTGGCCCAACGACAGTTTTAATCTTGTACTTGCGGTAGTCCTTTTTGCTTGGCTTCCCATTAACAAAGACCACCATGGCTGAAACCGGACTGGTCCCCATGATGTTGGAGTTGTCAAAAGATTCAATGCGCACAGGGGTTGGAATTTGCAGAAGTTTTCCAAGGTTTTCAATGGCACCTTGGGTCTTTTCCATTGATTTTTCAAGGAGATTGAACTTCTGCTCCAGACTGACACGCGCATTCTTGATGGCCAGATTGACCAACTGCTTCTTCTCCCCTCGCTGGGGCTTGAGGACCTTGGTATCCACAAGGGCCTTGACCGCTTCCTCATCGATATCCTGAGGGATCAGGATTTCATTGGGGATCAGGTGAGATTTCTCCTGGTAAAACTGCCCCACATAGGTCAAGAAATCCTCGTCTGGATCATTGTAGTAAGGGAAGAGATTGACGTCGCGCTCGATCAGCTTGCCCTGACGGACAAAGAAGACCTGTACACACATCCAGCCCTTGTCCACGTAGTAGCCAAAAACATCCCGGTTCTGCAAATCCTTGGCCATGACCCTCTGTTTGGTCCGCAGGGTCCCGATGGCCTGGATCAGATCCCGGTACTCGGCCGCCCGCTCAAATTCCATGTTTTGCGCAGCGGTATTCATCTTGAGCTTGAGCTCATCGATAATCTTGTCATCCTGCCCTTTGAGGAAATCAGAGACCTCCTGGGCCATGCCCTTGAAATAGGCCTCGTCCTTGTGGCAGACTGTGTGAGCCATGCATTGCCCTAAATGGTAGTAAAAACAGACCTTGGAAGGAGGATTGGTACACTTGCGGAATGGGAAAATCCGATCCAAAAGTCGCTTGATCTCATTGGCCGCTCCCACATCCGGATAGGGACCGAAATAGAGACCGCCATCCTTTTTGACCTGGCGCGTGATGATGAGGCGCGGATAGCGCTCATTGGTAATCTTGATGAAGGGATAGGACTTGTCGTCCTTGAGCATGATATTATACTTGGGCTTGTTCTCCTTGATCAGGTTGATCTCAAGAAGCAAGGCCTCAATATTGGACTCAGTGACGATAAATTCAAAATCCACAATCTCAGATACCAGTGCTTCGGTCTTGGTATCGTGACTCCCTCTGAAATAGGACCGCACCCGATTGCGAAGATTCTTGGCCTTCCCCACATAGATGATGGTACCGTTCTTATCTTTGTGAATGTAACAGCCCGGACTCGTCGGCAAGAGCTCGAGCTTGGATTTAATCAAGTTATTCATACTCTCTATTATAGCAAAAAAGAGAGGGGTTAGCCTCTCTCTAGTATGTTTGTATTATTGTTATCCACCTTCACCAAGTAAAAAATAATTATTAAAAGGTATATCAGATAGTCATCCTCAATCCTTTATCTTCACTTGCCCTTTTTCGTATGCTGAATACCAACTGCTATCTGGACTGACATATTCAGGTAATTCCTTTTGTGGCTGATCTCCTGAAAGAGTTAAAAGTCCATCATATATCATACAAGAATACTTCTCTGAATCTCTTGTAAATTCTTCATTTTCAGGATCATATGAGTAAGTATGCTCTGAACTACCTTCCTTTATGGTGATCTGCTCTCCGTCTATTTTTATCCATGATGTTTTATCTAGTGAGGCCGTTTTAGTTGATTCATTTTTTACTGTCAGATAATAAATTCCATCTTTTGATTTCATCTCATCAAGGGTAGTCGTGATAATCCCTAAAATCATCAGTGCAGGGATTATCAACAGAAACCATTTCCATTTTTTAGATTTATTTTTCATCAGTAACCATTACTCCATTTAATTTTAAATTTCGTTATTTTCATGTTCAAATTTTGCATTTCTACTTTCTCTATTATAGCAAAAAAGAGAGATCTAAGACGATCCCCCTTTACTAGCAATCGATAATCTTTATCCTTTGAGATTTGCCATCTGGAAGAGCGGAATCACATAAGGAACAATAGACATCAGGATAGTGAATAGCACGAAGAACCAGAACCAGAAGGACGCGAGGGCACGCTGGAAAACTCCCGGTTGAGGTTTATTGGCTTGAATATAAGCCTTGATAGTTGGCCATTTAGTCGCAAGAACCACTATCATCACAATGGAACCAATAGCTAAAACACCGATTTGGAGCCAATTCGCTAGTCCCTCATCCACATGATAGGCTACATAATGCAGGCCTTGGGAAATGACAAAGTTATTGAAAATGTGATAGAAAATAGCCCACCAGATATTGTATTCAAAGGCAATGTAGCCGAATCCTAGACCAATGATACCTGCGAAAAAGAGCTGGTCAAAATTAGCATGGAAGAGGCCGAATAAAATAGCCGTCATGACAATGGCAAAGATTTTGCCATACCGTTCCAAGCCTCGCAAGCCAGCCCCACGGAAGAAGAATTCCTCTGTGATAGGACCAAAAAAGCCAGCATACAAGAGCATAGTCCAAGATCGCTCAATCGTATCTCCTAGATCTGGTGTTGGAGAATGAAGGCCAATGGTCTCAAACATGCGCTCAATCACTTGTGTCATCACAGATGAAAAGACTTGAGAAAAGCCAAGAAAGGCGAGAAGAATAAAGAAGACTGAAAGTGTCATCTTACGTCCCTTATGCTTAAGATCATATTTATAAAGGGCCTTCTTGCGATAGGCATTAAAAAGAAAGAGTCCAATGGAAATAGAGATGAGGTAGGGAATACCAGCCCAAACATTCAGGGCGT
Above is a window of Streptococcus sp. LPB0220 DNA encoding:
- a CDS encoding metallophosphoesterase family protein produces the protein MNNRIAILSDIHGDTTALKAVIADARALGATEYWLLGDILLPGPGREDLFELLDAIPITAAVRGNWDDCVLEALDGEYGLEDPQEIQLLRLTQYLMEGLDPKRIDWLRSLPLVEKKEVNGIRFSLTHNLPEKNYGGFLRPANVTENFDQLLDDQTDMAIYGHVHKQLLRYGSQGQQILNPGTIGMPYFDWGPIQNHRAQYALIDVEEDGVTNLQFRKVAYDYEAELQDAKDKGLPFIEMYEELRREDNYRGHNIDLLTGLIEKYGYAKEVAAYFNLSNES
- the uvrC gene encoding excinuclease ABC subunit UvrC, with amino-acid sequence MNNLIKSKLELLPTSPGCYIHKDKNGTIIYVGKAKNLRNRVRSYFRGSHDTKTEALVSEIVDFEFIVTESNIEALLLEINLIKENKPKYNIMLKDDKSYPFIKITNERYPRLIITRQVKKDGGLYFGPYPDVGAANEIKRLLDRIFPFRKCTNPPSKVCFYYHLGQCMAHTVCHKDEAYFKGMAQEVSDFLKGQDDKIIDELKLKMNTAAQNMEFERAAEYRDLIQAIGTLRTKQRVMAKDLQNRDVFGYYVDKGWMCVQVFFVRQGKLIERDVNLFPYYNDPDEDFLTYVGQFYQEKSHLIPNEILIPQDIDEEAVKALVDTKVLKPQRGEKKQLVNLAIKNARVSLEQKFNLLEKSMEKTQGAIENLGKLLQIPTPVRIESFDNSNIMGTSPVSAMVVFVNGKPSKKDYRKYKIKTVVGPDDYASMREVIRRRYSRVMRDGLTPPDLIVIDGGQGQVNIAKQVIQDELGLDIPIAGLQKNDKHQTHELLFGDPLQVIELSRTSQEFFLLQRIQDEVHRFAITFHRQLRSKNSFSSQLDGIEGLGPKRKQLLMKHFKSLTKIKEATVDEIITVGIPRAVAEAVQAKLHQGKKEEASPLVEVAEDSEPYQS
- a CDS encoding CPBP family intramembrane glutamic endopeptidase; protein product: MNQYNRLLDPKKDIGRYSGTLAIYLLVMTLVTVLWEVLLGLTIAGSLRKDPSQVTEKLNALNVWAGIPYLISISIGLFLFNAYRKKALYKYDLKHKGRKMTLSVFFILLAFLGFSQVFSSVMTQVIERMFETIGLHSPTPDLGDTIERSWTMLLYAGFFGPITEEFFFRGAGLRGLERYGKIFAIVMTAILFGLFHANFDQLFFAGIIGLGFGYIAFEYNIWWAIFYHIFNNFVISQGLHYVAYHVDEGLANWLQIGVLAIGSIVMIVVLATKWPTIKAYIQANKPQPGVFQRALASFWFWFFVLFTILMSIVPYVIPLFQMANLKG